In Streptomyces chartreusis NRRL 3882, the following are encoded in one genomic region:
- a CDS encoding MFS transporter codes for MMFAVAMTFIDQTIVSIAAPDIVRELDLSSSGMQWVVNAYLLALAAFFALGGRLADLYGPRRIVVIGTLVFVVSSVLCGCVPAGSAAQTWLIVFRATQGLGAALLFPAALAVVVAVFPVERRGRALALFFGVSGALTALGPLLGGWLTAWTWRAVFWVNVPVAVVALVLTALAHISDRRRSGTLDVPGAALIAVGMGLSVLGFQQAWSWGWDSWATWVCVAGGLAVLCGFVGFERRVRHPLIDLRVFRDKAFTVDAAVLFFAMLAFVPVFFFSSVYAQVSLSASPNQAALFLLYFFAGFAIASQWGGRILDKQGARPALKLGTALGCAGFALWANELTDLSMHDQWPYAALAGAGIGFVLAPASTDAVNRAIGASYGEVTGITQTVRNYAASVGLAVYGTVLTHVTTDNVVQTLRSRGMPAGDADAVARDITESVTGNGDSRPPTGTGPAAEATRDAMSAVRMDFAEANQWVFYGMAIALGIGFLCALRHPGGRATTTAAAELVR; via the coding sequence ATGATGTTCGCCGTCGCCATGACCTTCATCGACCAGACCATCGTGTCCATCGCGGCACCGGACATCGTCCGCGAACTGGATCTGTCGTCGTCCGGCATGCAGTGGGTGGTGAACGCCTACCTGCTGGCCCTCGCGGCGTTCTTCGCCCTAGGCGGTCGCCTCGCGGACCTCTACGGGCCTCGCCGGATCGTCGTCATCGGCACGCTGGTGTTCGTCGTGTCGTCGGTGCTGTGCGGCTGCGTCCCCGCCGGCAGCGCCGCGCAGACCTGGCTGATCGTGTTCCGGGCCACCCAGGGGCTCGGGGCCGCCCTGCTCTTCCCCGCGGCCCTGGCCGTGGTGGTGGCGGTGTTCCCGGTCGAGCGGCGCGGACGCGCACTCGCCCTGTTCTTCGGTGTCTCCGGCGCCCTGACCGCCCTCGGCCCGCTGCTGGGCGGCTGGCTGACCGCCTGGACCTGGCGGGCCGTCTTCTGGGTCAACGTGCCCGTGGCGGTCGTGGCGCTGGTCCTCACGGCCCTGGCGCACATCTCCGACCGGCGGCGGTCCGGCACCCTGGACGTCCCCGGCGCCGCCCTGATCGCGGTCGGCATGGGCCTGAGCGTCCTCGGTTTCCAGCAGGCCTGGTCCTGGGGCTGGGACAGTTGGGCGACCTGGGTGTGCGTAGCGGGCGGCCTCGCGGTGCTCTGCGGTTTCGTCGGGTTCGAGCGCCGGGTGCGGCATCCGCTGATCGATCTGCGGGTCTTCCGGGACAAGGCGTTCACGGTGGACGCGGCGGTGCTCTTCTTCGCGATGCTCGCGTTCGTCCCGGTGTTCTTCTTCAGTTCGGTCTACGCCCAGGTGTCCCTGAGCGCTTCGCCGAACCAGGCCGCCCTGTTCCTGCTGTACTTCTTCGCCGGCTTCGCGATCGCCTCGCAGTGGGGCGGCCGGATCCTCGACAAGCAGGGCGCCCGCCCGGCCCTGAAACTGGGCACCGCGCTGGGCTGCGCCGGGTTCGCCCTGTGGGCGAACGAGCTCACCGACCTGTCCATGCACGACCAGTGGCCCTACGCGGCACTCGCCGGGGCGGGTATCGGCTTCGTCCTCGCGCCCGCCTCGACGGACGCCGTCAACCGGGCCATCGGCGCCTCCTACGGCGAGGTCACCGGCATCACCCAGACCGTGCGCAACTACGCGGCGAGCGTGGGCCTGGCCGTCTACGGCACCGTCCTGACGCACGTCACGACCGACAACGTGGTGCAGACCCTGCGATCCCGCGGCATGCCCGCCGGCGACGCGGACGCCGTGGCCCGGGACATCACCGAGTCGGTCACGGGCAACGGCGACTCCCGGCCGCCCACCGGCACCGGCCCCGCCGCCGAGGCGACACGGGACGCCATGAGCGCCGTCCGCATGGACTTCGCCGAGGCCAACCAGTGGGTGTTCTACGGCATGGCCATCGCCCTGGGCATCGGGTTCCTGTGCGCGCTGCGCCACCCGGGCGGCCGGGCGACCACCACCGCGGCGGCGGAACTCGTCAGGTGA
- a CDS encoding VOC family protein, with translation MTNTTDKPALTRLYARLVVSDGPRAIDFYRAALGAEEIERYTGPEGKIVHALLRLGGAVIAVKDADESDPAPDSLGGSPVIMALDVSDADAVAEAMLRAGASVVYPVADQHYGQRGGRLADPFGHLWMISQAIEELTPEEIQRRTTDLFT, from the coding sequence ATGACGAACACAACCGACAAGCCGGCCCTCACCCGGCTCTACGCCCGGCTCGTGGTCTCCGACGGCCCCCGGGCGATCGACTTCTACCGGGCCGCGCTCGGCGCCGAGGAGATCGAGCGGTACACCGGTCCCGAGGGGAAGATCGTGCACGCCCTGCTGCGGCTCGGCGGCGCGGTGATCGCGGTCAAGGACGCCGACGAGAGCGACCCGGCGCCGGACTCGCTCGGCGGCAGCCCGGTGATCATGGCCCTGGACGTGTCCGACGCCGACGCCGTGGCCGAGGCCATGCTGCGGGCCGGGGCGAGCGTGGTGTATCCCGTCGCCGACCAGCACTACGGGCAGCGCGGCGGCCGTCTCGCCGATCCGTTCGGCCATCTCTGGATGATCTCCCAGGCGATCGAGGAGCTGACCCCGGAGGAGATCCAGCGGCGCACGACCGACCTGTTCACCTGA
- a CDS encoding helix-turn-helix domain-containing protein, protein MARTAEEIPVSLTVRPSAPALAPLIGALGCAEGRFAHSAELALPTGGAQLLVNLDGDTLSSSGRRTRGAALQGPYTAPAVIDPAQQRAVVWVAFRPAGAYPFLTVPVGAVRDRLAGLDELWGTDGAVLRERLLDAMAAGGPRACLRELETVLLRRAERPLEPDPAVRRAAALLDRGTPVGEVADRLGWTSRRLARRCAEQLGLPPKRYARVRRFQRLLGRVNAGSGEPDWALLAAECGYHDQAHLIHEFRALAGITPTAYAPRSPREPNHVPLAG, encoded by the coding sequence ATGGCTCGCACGGCGGAGGAGATCCCCGTCTCGCTCACGGTCCGGCCGTCGGCGCCGGCGCTCGCGCCGCTGATCGGGGCGCTCGGCTGTGCCGAGGGACGGTTCGCGCACTCCGCCGAGCTGGCCCTGCCGACGGGCGGGGCGCAGTTGCTGGTGAACCTCGACGGGGACACCCTGTCCTCGTCGGGCAGGCGGACCCGGGGCGCGGCTCTGCAGGGGCCGTACACGGCGCCGGCGGTGATCGACCCGGCGCAGCAGCGTGCCGTCGTGTGGGTGGCGTTCCGTCCTGCGGGGGCCTATCCGTTCCTCACCGTCCCGGTCGGTGCGGTCCGCGATCGGCTCGCCGGGCTCGACGAGCTGTGGGGCACGGACGGTGCGGTGCTGCGCGAGCGGCTGCTGGACGCCATGGCCGCCGGTGGCCCGCGGGCGTGTCTGCGGGAACTGGAGACGGTCCTGCTGCGGCGGGCGGAACGTCCCCTGGAGCCCGACCCGGCGGTCCGTCGCGCCGCTGCGCTGCTCGACCGGGGAACGCCGGTGGGCGAGGTCGCCGACCGGCTCGGCTGGACCTCCAGGCGGCTGGCCCGCAGGTGCGCGGAACAGCTGGGGCTCCCGCCGAAGCGGTATGCGCGGGTACGGCGCTTCCAGCGGCTGCTGGGCCGCGTGAACGCCGGGTCCGGGGAGCCGGACTGGGCGCTCCTGGCAGCGGAGTGCGGCTACCACGACCAGGCGCATCTGATCCACGAGTTCCGCGCGCTCGCCGGGATCACCCCGACCGCGTACGCACCGCGCTCGCCCCGGGAACCCAACCACGTCCCGCTCGCCGGATGA
- a CDS encoding glycoside hydrolase family 13 protein codes for MSPTAPWWRSAVIYQVYIRSFADGNGDGVGDIAGLRSRLPYLRSLGVDAIWINPWYKSPMADHGYDVADFRAIDPRFGTLADAERLITEAHEHGIRVIPDIVPNHTSDQHAWFQAALAAGPGSPERERYVFRPGRGPDGTEPPNDWVSCFGGPAWTRLPDGDWYLHLFAPQQPDLNWHHPEVRAEFESILRFWFSRGVDGFRIDVAHGLIKHPELPDLPPRAEPAVTGPLTRRDEIRQHLDHPHWDRDEVHEIYRAWRKVADEFPGDRSFVAEAWADTPERLAAYVRRDGLHTAFNFDFLMCGWDAKDLRAVIDDSLAMLGAVGAPATWVLSNHDVMRHPSRYGRTAARSWLANARYEPDGALDLDLGIRRARAAALLMLALPGGAYVYQGEELGLPEVEDLPESALQDPIWERSGHTDRGRDGCRVPIPWSGQAPPYGFSPDDATAEPWLPQPADWAGLSVEAQTGDPASLLELYRTALRVRREHPALGDGTMTWLEAPEGVLSFSREPGFVCVVNLSAEPYELPAHARLLLAGGPLEDGVLGPDQAVWLAV; via the coding sequence GTGTCCCCCACCGCCCCTTGGTGGCGCAGTGCCGTCATCTACCAGGTCTACATCCGCAGTTTCGCCGACGGCAACGGCGACGGCGTCGGCGACATCGCGGGCCTCCGCTCCCGGCTGCCGTATCTGAGGTCCCTCGGCGTGGACGCCATCTGGATCAACCCCTGGTACAAGTCGCCCATGGCCGACCACGGCTACGACGTCGCCGACTTCCGTGCCATCGACCCCCGCTTCGGCACCCTCGCCGACGCCGAGCGGCTCATCACCGAAGCGCACGAGCACGGGATCCGCGTCATCCCCGACATCGTGCCCAACCACACCTCCGACCAGCACGCCTGGTTCCAGGCGGCGCTTGCGGCCGGGCCGGGCAGCCCGGAACGCGAGCGCTACGTCTTCCGCCCCGGGCGCGGACCCGACGGCACCGAGCCGCCGAACGACTGGGTGTCCTGCTTCGGCGGGCCGGCCTGGACCCGGCTGCCCGACGGCGACTGGTACCTGCACCTGTTCGCACCCCAGCAGCCCGACCTGAACTGGCACCACCCCGAGGTGCGCGCGGAGTTCGAGTCGATCCTGCGGTTCTGGTTCAGCCGGGGCGTCGACGGCTTCCGCATCGACGTCGCCCACGGCCTGATCAAACACCCGGAGCTGCCCGACCTGCCGCCCCGCGCCGAACCCGCGGTGACGGGCCCGCTCACCCGCCGGGACGAGATCCGGCAGCACCTCGACCACCCGCACTGGGACCGGGACGAGGTGCACGAGATATACCGGGCCTGGCGCAAGGTCGCCGACGAGTTCCCCGGTGACCGCTCCTTCGTCGCCGAGGCCTGGGCCGACACACCGGAACGCCTCGCCGCCTACGTCCGCCGGGACGGCCTGCACACCGCCTTCAACTTCGACTTCCTCATGTGCGGCTGGGACGCCAAGGACCTGCGCGCCGTCATCGACGACTCCCTCGCCATGCTCGGCGCGGTGGGGGCGCCCGCCACCTGGGTGCTGTCCAACCACGACGTCATGCGCCACCCCAGCCGCTACGGCCGTACCGCCGCGCGGAGTTGGCTCGCCAACGCGCGGTACGAGCCCGACGGCGCCCTGGACCTGGACCTCGGCATCCGGCGCGCCCGGGCCGCCGCCCTGCTGATGCTCGCCCTGCCCGGCGGCGCCTACGTCTACCAGGGCGAGGAACTCGGCCTCCCCGAGGTCGAGGACCTGCCCGAATCCGCCCTCCAGGACCCGATCTGGGAGCGTTCCGGGCACACGGACCGAGGCCGTGACGGCTGCCGCGTCCCGATCCCCTGGTCGGGCCAGGCGCCCCCCTACGGCTTCAGCCCCGACGACGCGACGGCCGAACCCTGGCTGCCGCAGCCCGCCGACTGGGCCGGACTGAGCGTCGAAGCCCAGACCGGCGACCCGGCCTCCCTGCTGGAGCTCTACCGCACGGCCCTGCGCGTCCGCCGCGAACATCCCGCCCTCGGCGACGGCACCATGACATGGCTGGAGGCTCCGGAGGGGGTCTTGTCGTTCAGCCGCGAGCCCGGTTTCGTGTGCGTGGTCAACCTCTCGGCGGAGCCGTACGAGCTGCCCGCACACGCCCGGCTCCTCCTGGCCGGCGGCCCGCTCGAGGACGGTGTGCTGGGGCCCGACCAGGCGGTGTGGCTGGCGGTGTGA
- a CDS encoding carbohydrate ABC transporter permease, with product MTLTAKWRQWLPYLGIAVVVAYCLAPFYWMLVSSLRRTGDIFSTSLFPSPVSFENYRSVFSPAQGFTRALLNSLIVAGVTTAMSLLLATFTAYAMARLEFRFKRLILTLIIATSMFPVVSIVVPLLKLFTDIGWINTYQSMIVPSMSFTLPLAVWNLTTFFRQMPDELEHAAMVDGCTRGQAFRKVIVPLAAPGIFTTAIITFIAAWNEFLIALSMTNKPSMQTATVAISKFSGATTYQTPFGSQMAAGVVVTVPLVVMVLLFQRRIVAGLTAGAAK from the coding sequence ATGACCCTCACGGCCAAGTGGCGGCAGTGGCTGCCCTATCTGGGCATCGCCGTGGTGGTGGCCTACTGCCTGGCCCCGTTCTACTGGATGCTGGTCTCCAGCCTCCGCCGCACCGGCGACATCTTCAGCACCTCGCTGTTCCCCTCCCCGGTGTCGTTCGAGAACTACCGGTCGGTGTTCAGCCCGGCCCAGGGCTTCACCAGGGCCCTGCTCAACAGCCTGATCGTCGCCGGCGTCACGACCGCGATGTCGCTCCTGCTGGCCACGTTCACCGCGTACGCGATGGCCCGGCTGGAGTTCCGTTTCAAGCGGCTGATCCTGACCCTGATCATCGCCACCTCGATGTTCCCGGTGGTGTCGATCGTCGTCCCGCTGCTGAAGCTGTTCACCGACATCGGCTGGATCAACACCTACCAGTCCATGATCGTGCCCAGCATGTCCTTCACGCTGCCGCTGGCGGTGTGGAACCTGACCACGTTCTTCCGGCAGATGCCCGACGAACTGGAACACGCCGCCATGGTCGACGGATGCACCCGCGGCCAGGCCTTCCGCAAGGTCATCGTCCCCCTCGCCGCGCCGGGCATCTTCACCACCGCGATCATCACCTTCATCGCCGCCTGGAACGAGTTCCTCATCGCCCTGTCGATGACCAACAAGCCGAGCATGCAGACCGCGACCGTCGCCATCTCCAAGTTCTCGGGAGCGACGACCTACCAGACGCCGTTCGGCAGCCAGATGGCCGCGGGCGTCGTGGTGACCGTCCCGCTGGTCGTGATGGTGCTGCTGTTCCAGCGCCGTATCGTCGCCGGGCTCACGGCCGGCGCGGCCAAGTAG
- a CDS encoding carbohydrate ABC transporter permease, with amino-acid sequence MAGTAIPPDTAPHEPGPAADRRPGRPPAPERPRRRRRATAGTGRLAALLVSPTLLVLTVVVLYPTLMALDESLYGPKGLDPKTGFISNTEPFVGLRNYTDIFTQAGDRFWNAFWNTTFFTVVTVSLETVIGVAMAIVMHRAFRGRAVVRAGILVPWAIPTAISGLLWKWIFNADGIANVLLGHQVLWTADGFSAKIAVVIADVWKTAPFIGLLVLAGLQVIPKEVYEAARLDGASALQQFWRITLPLVKPALLVAVLFRCLDALRMFDLPYILIGAQKGSVETLSMLAQNEASNVRFGPASAYAVLLFLYVFLIALAFVRLLGADLIGGVGGTKKRKSHAVRRPRHRVREVTA; translated from the coding sequence ATGGCAGGCACCGCGATCCCACCCGACACCGCCCCGCACGAGCCCGGGCCGGCGGCCGACCGCCGTCCCGGGCGGCCCCCGGCGCCCGAACGCCCCCGGCGACGCCGCCGGGCCACCGCCGGCACCGGCCGTCTGGCCGCGCTCCTGGTCTCCCCGACGCTGCTGGTGCTGACGGTCGTCGTGCTCTACCCGACGCTCATGGCACTCGACGAGTCCCTGTACGGACCCAAGGGCCTGGACCCGAAGACCGGGTTCATCAGCAACACCGAGCCGTTCGTCGGGCTGAGGAACTACACCGACATCTTCACCCAGGCCGGCGACCGCTTCTGGAACGCCTTCTGGAACACCACCTTCTTCACCGTCGTCACGGTGTCGCTGGAGACGGTGATCGGTGTCGCCATGGCGATCGTCATGCACCGGGCCTTCCGGGGCCGGGCCGTGGTGCGGGCCGGCATCCTCGTCCCCTGGGCGATCCCCACGGCCATCTCCGGACTGCTGTGGAAGTGGATCTTCAACGCCGACGGTATCGCCAACGTCCTCCTCGGCCACCAGGTCCTGTGGACCGCCGACGGCTTCTCCGCCAAGATCGCGGTCGTCATCGCCGACGTGTGGAAGACCGCCCCCTTCATCGGGCTGCTGGTCCTGGCCGGCCTCCAGGTGATCCCGAAGGAGGTCTACGAGGCGGCCCGGCTCGACGGTGCGAGCGCCCTCCAGCAGTTCTGGCGCATCACCCTGCCGCTGGTGAAGCCCGCGCTGCTGGTGGCGGTGCTGTTCCGCTGCCTGGACGCGCTGCGGATGTTCGACCTGCCCTACATCCTCATCGGCGCCCAGAAGGGCTCCGTCGAGACGCTGTCGATGCTCGCGCAGAACGAGGCGTCCAACGTCCGCTTCGGACCGGCCTCCGCGTACGCGGTCCTCCTCTTCCTCTACGTCTTCCTCATCGCGCTCGCCTTCGTGCGGCTGCTCGGCGCCGATCTCATCGGGGGCGTCGGCGGGACGAAGAAGCGCAAGTCCCACGCGGTCAGGAGACCGCGCCACCGCGTCCGGGAGGTGACGGCATGA
- a CDS encoding ABC transporter substrate-binding protein: protein MKTSTARAIQCSAALAAAGLLLTACGSSGGSGSGQSTQAAAASFKGRGPITYVAGKDTTGTVQTIIDRWNKAHPKEKVTFIQLPTDADSQRQQMIQNAETKSDAYTVLATDVVWTSEFAAHQWIEPLPANQFPLGKMLQPVVQTGQYRGKLYAVPASSNGGLLFYRTDLLKKAGVTQPPTTWARMTADCAKVKKLPEAKNMSCYAGQFQKYEGLTVNFAEAVNSAGGKIVDADGKPDVDTPQAKKGLDFLVNSFKDKTIPKEAITYQEEDGRQAFQGGKLIFLNNWPYVYSLAQKSAIKGKFAVAPLPGLNGPGASSLGGSNLALSSFAKNKATALDFMKFFTSEESATYFLKNASLAPPYADLYDNASLDKQYPYLPDLKQSITKAVPRPRVVQYGDVTAAIQNEVYAALTGKKSSAQALKDLQADLQKLTAQ, encoded by the coding sequence GTGAAGACCAGCACCGCCAGAGCGATTCAGTGTTCCGCAGCGCTCGCCGCCGCCGGACTCCTCCTCACCGCCTGCGGCTCCTCCGGCGGCAGCGGCTCCGGACAGTCGACGCAGGCCGCGGCGGCGTCGTTCAAGGGCCGCGGCCCCATCACGTACGTCGCCGGCAAGGACACCACCGGCACCGTCCAGACGATCATCGACCGCTGGAACAAGGCACATCCCAAGGAGAAGGTCACCTTCATCCAGCTGCCGACGGACGCCGACTCCCAGCGCCAGCAGATGATCCAGAACGCGGAGACGAAGTCCGACGCCTACACGGTGCTCGCCACCGACGTCGTGTGGACGTCGGAGTTCGCCGCCCACCAGTGGATCGAGCCCCTGCCCGCGAACCAGTTCCCGCTCGGCAAGATGCTCCAGCCGGTCGTGCAGACCGGCCAGTACCGCGGCAAGCTCTACGCCGTCCCCGCCAGCTCCAACGGCGGTCTGCTGTTCTACCGCACCGACCTGCTGAAGAAGGCCGGCGTCACCCAGCCCCCCACCACCTGGGCCCGGATGACCGCCGACTGCGCCAAGGTGAAGAAGCTCCCCGAGGCGAAGAACATGTCCTGTTACGCCGGGCAGTTCCAGAAGTACGAGGGACTGACGGTGAACTTCGCCGAGGCCGTCAACTCCGCCGGCGGCAAGATCGTCGATGCCGACGGCAAGCCCGACGTGGACACGCCGCAGGCCAAGAAGGGCCTGGACTTCCTCGTCAACTCCTTCAAGGACAAGACCATCCCCAAGGAGGCCATCACCTACCAGGAGGAGGACGGCCGCCAGGCGTTCCAGGGAGGCAAACTGATCTTCCTGAACAACTGGCCGTACGTGTACTCCCTGGCCCAGAAGAGCGCCATCAAGGGCAAGTTCGCCGTCGCCCCCCTGCCCGGCCTGAACGGCCCCGGTGCCTCCAGCCTCGGCGGCTCCAACCTGGCCCTGTCGTCCTTCGCCAAGAACAAGGCCACGGCACTGGACTTCATGAAGTTCTTCACCAGCGAGGAGAGCGCGACCTACTTCCTCAAGAACGCCTCCCTCGCCCCGCCCTACGCCGACCTCTACGACAACGCGTCCCTGGACAAGCAGTATCCGTACCTGCCGGACCTCAAGCAGTCGATCACGAAGGCCGTGCCGCGCCCGCGCGTCGTGCAGTATGGCGACGTGACCGCCGCGATCCAGAACGAGGTCTACGCCGCGCTCACCGGAAAGAAGAGCAGCGCACAGGCGCTGAAGGACCTTCAGGCGGATCTCCAGAAGCTGACGGCACAGTGA
- a CDS encoding LacI family DNA-binding transcriptional regulator, translated as MPPGQRHPTMADVAERAGVSTSTVSRTLRGLPTVSPEIRARVEQAARELNFAVSRHAASLVTGRTCSVAVLVPTLSSWFVGAALSGLALVLRSAGMELTVYVIPGMAERTAFFDRLPARRNADALLVFSFDLTEEETSRLDGLGMPVVYVSQHVDGRPSVYVDDVAGALRGTRHLLNLGHRRIAYVRTVGTGGFSFSSQERLVGYRRALTEAGLPLDDDLVVATPAGDKRGAAEAVGRLLGLREPPTAVFAEQDEVAVAVIWTLRATRVEVPGQVSVVGFDDQPVAQWFDLTTVAQSPSAIGREAGALALALVNDPGGDRERHVVLPTHVIPRTTTAPPPAARSAPEDPPRLPLG; from the coding sequence ATGCCACCAGGTCAGCGGCACCCCACGATGGCTGACGTCGCCGAACGGGCCGGGGTCTCCACCTCCACGGTCTCGCGCACCCTGCGCGGCCTGCCCACCGTCTCGCCGGAGATCCGCGCCCGCGTCGAACAGGCCGCCCGGGAGCTGAACTTCGCGGTCTCACGCCATGCCGCGAGCCTCGTGACGGGCAGGACGTGCAGCGTCGCGGTGCTGGTGCCCACGCTCAGTTCGTGGTTCGTCGGCGCGGCACTGTCCGGGCTCGCCCTCGTCCTGCGGTCGGCCGGCATGGAACTGACGGTCTACGTGATCCCCGGCATGGCCGAGCGCACCGCGTTCTTCGATCGTCTCCCCGCGCGGCGCAACGCGGACGCGCTGCTGGTGTTCTCCTTCGACCTGACAGAGGAGGAGACCTCCCGGCTGGATGGCCTCGGCATGCCGGTCGTGTACGTCAGCCAGCATGTCGACGGACGCCCGAGCGTCTACGTCGACGACGTGGCCGGCGCCCTGCGCGGCACCCGGCATCTGCTCAACCTCGGCCACCGCCGGATCGCCTACGTACGGACGGTGGGCACCGGTGGCTTCTCCTTCAGTTCGCAGGAGCGGCTGGTCGGTTACCGGCGGGCGCTGACCGAGGCGGGCCTGCCCCTCGACGACGATCTGGTGGTCGCCACCCCGGCCGGCGACAAGCGGGGCGCCGCCGAGGCGGTCGGCAGGCTGCTGGGGCTGCGGGAGCCGCCCACCGCGGTCTTCGCCGAGCAGGACGAGGTGGCCGTCGCCGTGATCTGGACGCTGCGCGCGACGCGCGTCGAGGTGCCGGGGCAGGTGTCCGTCGTCGGCTTCGACGACCAGCCGGTGGCCCAGTGGTTCGATCTGACGACCGTGGCCCAGTCGCCCTCGGCCATCGGCCGGGAGGCCGGCGCGCTCGCGCTGGCGCTGGTCAACGACCCCGGCGGGGACCGCGAACGGCACGTCGTGCTGCCCACCCATGTGATACCCCGGACCACCACCGCGCCACCTCCCGCCGCACGGAGCGCACCTGAGGACCCGCCCCGACTGCCCTTGGGGTGA
- a CDS encoding class I SAM-dependent methyltransferase: MDLADGLPATGERRAREGGPANSRFHRHEVTSRPVSRQGHDVVQCGLGVFFFPDMDRDSAALTRMLRPGGRFVVTVWEKGALGGWQGALRGAVLTERDLPGPPQMEQPARIDTADTLASWLTDLGGSEPRVVQRRFDAPLSPETGWELATGSGARRMLQGLSPAAVERVRAEFAARLTADSVTDLDVRVLTGTARFSG; the protein is encoded by the coding sequence GTGGATCTCGCGGACGGGCTGCCGGCGACCGGGGAGCGCCGAGCGCGCGAGGGAGGCCCGGCGAACAGCCGCTTCCACCGCCACGAGGTCACGTCGCGGCCCGTGTCCAGGCAGGGCCACGACGTCGTGCAGTGCGGGCTCGGGGTGTTCTTCTTCCCGGACATGGACCGGGACTCCGCCGCGCTGACGCGGATGCTGCGTCCCGGGGGCCGGTTCGTCGTGACGGTCTGGGAGAAGGGCGCGCTCGGCGGCTGGCAGGGGGCGCTCCGGGGCGCGGTCCTGACGGAGCGTGACCTGCCCGGCCCGCCGCAGATGGAACAGCCGGCCCGGATCGACACCGCCGACACCCTCGCGTCCTGGCTGACGGACCTCGGCGGGAGCGAACCCCGGGTCGTCCAGCGGCGGTTCGACGCCCCGCTGTCCCCGGAGACGGGCTGGGAGCTGGCCACCGGCAGCGGGGCGCGCCGGATGCTCCAGGGGCTGTCACCGGCCGCCGTCGAGCGGGTGCGCGCCGAGTTCGCCGCCCGGCTCACCGCGGACTCGGTCACCGACCTCGACGTACGCGTCCTGACGGGCACGGCCCGCTTCTCCGGCTGA
- a CDS encoding Fur family transcriptional regulator, translating into MGEAEESPAVERLHTPGLRSTWQRRAVLEALGRCHEFVSAQELHALLADSGSTVGLTTVYRTLRELDRAGCVDVVRDEGGERLYLGRPAGEHRHYLICRRCGRSRPVDAEAVEEWAARLAETTGFTELEHTLELSGVCGPCGPGPVTVSCPPPRPAGRSAGEAGRARQDAYVEVGDRVRGEPGGELGAHPLDGGR; encoded by the coding sequence ATGGGCGAAGCGGAGGAGAGCCCGGCCGTGGAGCGCCTCCACACACCGGGTCTGCGCAGTACGTGGCAGCGCCGGGCCGTGCTCGAGGCCCTGGGCCGCTGCCACGAGTTCGTCTCCGCGCAGGAACTGCACGCGCTGCTGGCCGACTCCGGCAGCACCGTCGGACTCACGACCGTCTACCGCACCCTGCGCGAGCTGGACCGCGCCGGGTGCGTCGACGTCGTACGTGACGAAGGCGGCGAGCGGCTCTACCTCGGCCGGCCGGCCGGCGAGCACCGCCACTACCTCATCTGCCGCCGCTGCGGCCGCAGCCGGCCCGTGGACGCGGAGGCCGTCGAGGAGTGGGCCGCCCGGCTCGCCGAGACCACGGGCTTCACGGAGCTGGAGCACACCCTCGAACTGAGCGGCGTCTGCGGCCCCTGCGGACCCGGGCCGGTCACGGTGTCCTGCCCGCCGCCGCGCCCGGCCGGCCGGTCAGCCGGAGAAGCGGGCCGTGCCCGTCAGGACGCGTACGTCGAGGTCGGTGACCGAGTCCGCGGTGAGCCGGGCGGCGAACTCGGCGCGCACCCGCTCGACGGCGGCCGGTGA